A single Candidatus Binataceae bacterium DNA region contains:
- a CDS encoding MFS transporter, with product MAEESKERWLILVTLFATLFLIWGPVNAGGVFFLPVVRHFGWSRAWFSALSAVAPLAAGLSSPLLGSLLDRIGARPVMIAGAAMVGGGYMALSRANSAAAFLLIFVVLGVGITASTIIPTALVVTNWFRARRGAALGVAFAGIPLGSTVVTIWANYLVLHFGFRVAFFAMGMPILLIVIPLLTAFLRTRPGSFPSQIAAESTLPGLEVGEALKTRSFWMIAIAEVLFATAGVGLRVHLVPYLSGIGYTPTVAAGIFGAMFIFGAIGSFSIGLFADRLGGRATLASVFVAGAIGIAALLRASYPAAVAAFLLTFGLTRETPVYLNPLAIGESLGNRRLGALLGIVAFFNTLGFAAGPVIAGRIFDRSGAYTGAWLLFASIALVSAAAMRATLPLAKERARIVIGETAAA from the coding sequence ATGGCCGAAGAAAGCAAAGAGCGTTGGTTGATCCTGGTGACTCTGTTCGCAACGCTGTTTTTGATCTGGGGACCGGTGAACGCGGGCGGAGTGTTCTTCCTCCCGGTAGTGAGACACTTTGGATGGAGTCGGGCATGGTTTTCGGCATTGAGTGCGGTGGCGCCGCTGGCGGCCGGACTGAGCAGCCCGCTGCTAGGGTCGCTGCTGGATCGGATTGGCGCGCGCCCGGTGATGATCGCGGGCGCCGCGATGGTGGGGGGCGGCTATATGGCGCTCAGCCGTGCGAACTCGGCGGCCGCCTTTCTTCTGATTTTTGTCGTGCTGGGGGTTGGGATTACCGCCTCGACGATCATCCCCACCGCGCTGGTAGTCACCAACTGGTTTCGGGCCCGGCGCGGAGCGGCGCTGGGAGTAGCATTCGCCGGAATTCCGCTCGGCAGTACCGTGGTGACGATCTGGGCCAACTACCTAGTCCTTCATTTCGGCTTTCGGGTTGCGTTTTTCGCCATGGGCATGCCGATCTTGCTGATCGTGATTCCACTACTGACGGCATTCCTGCGCACGCGGCCCGGCTCGTTCCCCTCGCAGATCGCCGCCGAATCGACTCTCCCGGGTCTCGAAGTCGGCGAGGCGCTGAAGACGAGATCGTTCTGGATGATCGCCATCGCGGAGGTGCTCTTTGCGACCGCCGGAGTCGGACTCAGGGTACACCTGGTTCCATACCTGAGCGGAATCGGTTACACGCCGACCGTGGCCGCGGGGATCTTCGGCGCGATGTTCATTTTTGGTGCGATCGGCAGTTTTTCCATCGGTCTTTTCGCGGATCGTCTCGGCGGGCGTGCCACCCTTGCGAGCGTTTTCGTGGCAGGCGCGATTGGCATTGCGGCATTGCTGCGAGCATCATACCCGGCTGCGGTCGCCGCATTCCTGCTGACCTTTGGCTTGACGAGAGAGACACCGGTCTACCTCAACCCTCTGGCAATCGGCGAATCACTCGGCAACCGGCGGCTCGGAGCCCTGCTGGGAATAGTGGCGTTCTTTAACACCCTCGGGTTTGCCGCCGGACCAGTAATCGCCGGACGGATCTTCGATCGATCCGGCGCGTACACCGGAGCGTGGCTGCTGTTTGCATCCATCGCGCTTGTGAGCGCAGCGGCGATGCGGGCGACGCTGCCGTTGGCAAAAGAGCGGGCGCGAATCGTGATCGGAGAAACCGCTGCGGCGTAA
- a CDS encoding class I SAM-dependent methyltransferase, translating to MLHLQCHFGLDTLSWARLGAEVTGLDFSDEAIKLARSLSNEIKIPARFICADIYEVPSAVDQQFDIVFTSYGAITWLPDMPRWGQIIARSLKPGGFFYIADQHPLASIFDNRDDSSQLAIQYPYFHHEMITTSGGQDYADPSYKNEHDNAEWIHTVDSIISALIEAGLQIEFFHEHSACPWQMFPFCERAGPGLWHIRGDLIPLIFSLGARKPKVPP from the coding sequence TTGCTCCATCTGCAGTGCCACTTCGGTCTCGATACCCTGTCATGGGCACGACTCGGAGCAGAGGTTACGGGCCTCGATTTCTCTGACGAGGCAATCAAGCTTGCACGATCTCTCAGCAATGAGATCAAAATTCCTGCGCGCTTTATCTGCGCCGATATTTACGAGGTACCGTCGGCGGTCGACCAACAATTCGACATAGTTTTCACTTCCTACGGGGCAATTACTTGGCTGCCCGATATGCCGCGCTGGGGGCAGATCATCGCGCGGTCACTCAAACCCGGCGGATTCTTCTATATTGCTGACCAACATCCCTTGGCCAGTATCTTCGATAATCGGGACGATTCGTCCCAGCTAGCAATCCAATATCCCTATTTCCACCATGAGATGATCACTACTTCTGGCGGTCAAGACTACGCTGACCCTTCATACAAGAACGAGCATGATAATGCCGAATGGATTCACACGGTCGACAGTATCATTAGCGCACTGATCGAGGCCGGGCTCCAGATCGAATTCTTTCACGAGCATTCCGCGTGTCCATGGCAGATGTTTCCCTTCTGCGAACGCGCCGGGCCAGGTCTGTGGCATATCAGAGGTGATTTGATCCCGCTGATTTTCTCGCTCGGAGCGCGCAAGCCGAAGGTGCCCCCTTAG
- a CDS encoding RidA family protein, translating into MKPIQTSGAPAAIGPYSQAIEEQGWVFCSGQIGLDPKSGALVAGGVEAETRRALENLHEVLAEAGLGFQNIVKTTIFLADLGDFDVVNRIYGEHLSPPYPARSTMQAAALPRKARVEIEAIAMKRA; encoded by the coding sequence ATGAAACCCATCCAGACCTCGGGCGCTCCTGCGGCGATTGGTCCCTACTCGCAGGCAATCGAGGAGCAGGGATGGGTGTTTTGCTCGGGTCAGATCGGACTCGATCCGAAATCCGGTGCACTGGTTGCGGGTGGTGTTGAGGCGGAAACCCGCAGAGCACTGGAAAACCTGCACGAGGTGCTCGCGGAGGCGGGGCTCGGGTTTCAGAATATCGTCAAGACCACTATCTTTTTGGCCGACCTCGGTGACTTCGACGTGGTCAACCGCATTTATGGCGAGCACCTCTCGCCGCCGTACCCGGCCCGTTCCACCATGCAAGCCGCGGCACTTCCCCGCAAAGCCCGCGTTGAGATCGAAGCTATCGCGATGAAGCGCGCTTAG
- a CDS encoding lipopolysaccharide kinase InaA family protein gives MRPQAQTEWKPDPSFARLTLGRRVVLLRRDILRHAPTIVAALREKISPGASPGTGNRGSGHRLKLDDGPELFARQARRGGLARFLVRETFFGISARPFNEVIVATKAFRRGVPVAEPMGAMVWWLAPGLYRGFFLSRAIAGMTLWDFVRTDDDPIVLKHVLMAARVAIVTMHDKGVFHADLNLHNLMVTQAGESFKVMILDLDKARIYDASLHPSLRSANARRLLRSARKLDPAGRYFDASALSILDVS, from the coding sequence GGGACGGCGCGTGGTTCTGCTGCGCCGCGATATTCTGCGACATGCTCCGACGATCGTGGCAGCGCTGCGCGAGAAGATCTCGCCGGGCGCTTCCCCGGGTACGGGCAATCGTGGCAGCGGACACCGCTTGAAGCTGGACGACGGTCCCGAACTTTTCGCCCGGCAGGCGAGACGGGGTGGACTGGCGCGTTTCCTGGTGCGCGAGACCTTTTTTGGAATCAGCGCACGCCCTTTCAACGAAGTGATCGTTGCCACCAAAGCGTTCCGTCGCGGTGTCCCCGTCGCGGAGCCGATGGGCGCGATGGTTTGGTGGCTCGCGCCGGGACTGTATCGCGGATTTTTTTTATCGCGTGCCATCGCGGGAATGACGCTGTGGGACTTCGTCCGTACCGATGATGACCCGATAGTGCTGAAGCACGTGCTGATGGCAGCTCGCGTCGCGATCGTGACCATGCATGACAAGGGAGTGTTTCACGCGGACTTGAATCTGCACAATCTTATGGTCACCCAGGCGGGCGAGAGCTTCAAAGTGATGATCCTCGATCTCGACAAGGCGCGCATCTACGATGCTTCGCTGCATCCGTCACTGCGCAGCGCAAACGCGCGGCGCCTGTTGCGCTCGGCGCGCAAGCTCGATCCCGCGGGTCGCTACTTCGACGCGAGTGCCCTATCGATTCTGGATGTGAGCTGA
- a CDS encoding LysR family transcriptional regulator has translation MSGKWDWDNIRFFLALCREGSLSGAARVLEVDHVTVARRIAVLEERLAAKLLSRTPEGFSITAAGQSILRQCETMESAAVNLERLVAGHDTRIAGSVRLTSTDALAYAIIVPSLVALRETHPELQIDLLPGVRALDIARREIDLAVRFNLSRPSGASLICRKLGAVGFALYVSPQYLAARGTPTRGEGLRGHDIITYAGWPQGMGPRFTGESLDGARTTVRSNDRFLQVKATAVGLGISELACFLGDDFPELVRVWPDQVPTLRSVWLVMHEDLRRTARVRAVAAAVAAAFEQNASFLRHGRRAQRRTPSRV, from the coding sequence ATGAGTGGAAAGTGGGATTGGGACAACATTCGGTTCTTCCTTGCCCTCTGCAGAGAGGGCAGCCTTTCCGGAGCCGCGCGGGTGTTGGAGGTCGACCACGTCACGGTGGCGCGGAGGATCGCGGTGCTCGAGGAACGGCTTGCAGCGAAACTGCTGAGCCGCACGCCGGAGGGCTTTTCGATCACTGCAGCGGGGCAGTCGATCTTGCGGCAATGCGAGACCATGGAGTCTGCCGCCGTGAACCTGGAGAGGTTAGTGGCGGGTCACGATACCCGTATCGCGGGATCAGTCCGGCTTACCTCGACCGATGCGCTCGCATACGCGATCATCGTGCCGAGCCTCGTTGCGCTTCGAGAAACTCATCCCGAGTTGCAAATAGATCTCCTTCCGGGAGTTCGCGCGCTCGACATCGCGCGGCGCGAGATCGACCTGGCGGTGCGTTTCAACCTCAGTCGACCGTCGGGTGCAAGCCTAATCTGTCGAAAACTGGGAGCGGTCGGCTTTGCGCTGTATGTGTCGCCCCAATACCTGGCTGCACGCGGAACTCCCACGCGGGGCGAGGGTCTGCGCGGGCATGACATAATCACTTACGCAGGATGGCCCCAGGGAATGGGGCCCCGCTTCACCGGCGAATCGCTCGACGGCGCCCGCACCACGGTGCGGAGCAACGACCGGTTCCTACAGGTGAAGGCCACCGCCGTGGGCTTGGGCATCAGCGAGCTGGCCTGCTTCCTGGGCGACGATTTTCCGGAATTGGTGCGGGTGTGGCCCGATCAGGTGCCAACGCTTCGAAGCGTGTGGCTGGTCATGCATGAAGACCTGCGGCGGACTGCTCGGGTGCGCGCCGTGGCTGCCGCAGTCGCTGCCGCGTTCGAGCAGAACGCAAGCTTTCTGCGTCACGGCCGGCGGGCGCAACGCCGGACTCCATCCCGGGTTTGA